From Saccopteryx leptura isolate mSacLep1 chromosome 3, mSacLep1_pri_phased_curated, whole genome shotgun sequence, one genomic window encodes:
- the LOC136397259 gene encoding calcium homeostasis modulator protein 6-like: METFRKMLELTTKHHYALGQGLVTLLTVGGERIFSTVVFECPCSAKWNEVYGLVFLLVPALVLFLLSYVVRGRTWRLLTRCCARDTGTNTSPGPGPGGSNEPDARTCCCRGQSWFPVCALLFGESALAPLTWVAVALLGGSFYECAASGSGVVARFLCQGDNNSTCMDELPLVPCKKAPEPAEQVLLKKLRAQSQIIGWILIAAVIILFLIITSITRCLSPVSYMQLKFWKIYMEQEQKIFKSEATEHAAELAKENVECFFKNTKPKECFTPSMDDWQQISSLHNFTAKTMKQYYSPLHKYADGKGKSHSTKSSEQNKMGPDPHSADSSV; the protein is encoded by the exons ATGGAGACGTTCCGGAAGATGCTGGAACTCACCACCAAACACCACTACGCCCTGGGCCAGGGTCTGGTGACTCTGCTGACTGTAGGCGGGGAGCGCATCTTCTCTACGGTGGTGTTCGAGTGCCCATGCAGCGCCAAGTGGAACGAGGTTTACGGCCTGGTGTTCCTGCTGGTACCCGCGCTGGTGCTTTTCCTCCTGAGTTACGTGGTTAGAGGTCGCACATGGCGCCTGCTGACCCGCTGCTGCGCGCGGGACACCGGCACCAACAccagccccggccccggccccggcggCAGCAACGAGCCGGACGCCCGCACCTGCTGCTGCCGGGGGCAGAGCTGGTTCCCGGTGTGCGCGCTGCTCTTCGGGGAGTCAGCGCTCGCGCCCCTCACCTGGGTGGCCGTGGCGCTGCTCGGGGGCTCTTTCTACGAGTGCGCCGCCAGCGGGAGCGGCGTCGTGGCGCGGTTCCTGTGCCAGGGTGACAACAACTCCACCTGTATGGACGAGCTGCCGCTGGTGCCCTGCAAGAAAGCCCCAGAACCTGCAGAGCAGGTCCTCCTGAAGAAACTCAGGGCCCAGTCTCAG ATAATAGGCTGGATCCTGATAGCAGCTGTTATCATCTTGTTTCTGATTATTACATCCATCACCCGATGCCTATCTCCAGTAAGTTATATGCAGCTGAAATTTTGGAAAATCTATATGGAACAGGAGCAGAAGATTTTCAAAAGTGAAGCCACAGAACATGCAGCCGAATTGGCAAAAGAGAATGTTGAATGTTTCTTTAAGAATACAAAGCCAAAGGAATGCTTTACTCCAAGCATGGATGACTGGCAGCAGATTTCTTCACTACATAATTTCACTGCAAAGACTATGAAACAGTACTACAGCCCGTTGCACAAATACGCTGATGGAAAAGGGAAGAGTCACAGTACCAAATCttctgaacaaaacaaaatgggtcCTGATCCTCACTCTGCAGATTCTTCTGTGTGA